A window of the Bradyrhizobium diazoefficiens genome harbors these coding sequences:
- a CDS encoding type II toxin-antitoxin system HipA family toxin: MSAALPAAERIQSLDISLNNLPIGTLVRTPGDYNAFNLLPSYRSLNNPPILSLSLRSVDGGLRKDPKPIRGALPPFFANLLPEEKLREAMEKHHAASVRPGNDFDLLAALGTNLPGAVRALPSDGMPVPIGPAAEAGKKARFSLAGVQMKLSVMKNTGKEGGITLAVDDEQGEYIAKFPSVTHIGLSENEFAILALAEALGMDVPARELVDRSEFAGIPEEFNTMSTGKVLLVRRFDREASGARVHMEDFAQVFGRYPSEKYTGAAYHNIAAALNSGVSFDAAIEFVRRLALTALTGNGDMHLKNWSLLYPGDGRTPTLSPVYDVLSTIPYIPKDGMALSLAGEKSFKALTQERWRSFANRSRLPEGAVMTAVAETAALVRAKWSVLPERDVVPAQVLDRIDAHVDEMAAILAP; encoded by the coding sequence TGAGCGCGGCACTCCCCGCGGCGGAGCGTATCCAGTCGCTCGATATCTCGTTGAATAATCTTCCGATCGGCACGCTGGTCCGGACACCGGGCGACTACAACGCGTTCAACCTTTTGCCCTCTTACCGGAGCTTGAACAACCCGCCGATCTTGAGCCTGTCGCTTCGATCAGTCGATGGCGGCCTTCGCAAGGATCCCAAACCGATACGCGGCGCACTTCCACCGTTCTTTGCAAACCTTTTGCCCGAAGAGAAGCTGCGCGAGGCCATGGAAAAGCATCACGCCGCGTCAGTCAGGCCGGGCAACGATTTCGATCTGCTCGCGGCCCTGGGAACCAACCTGCCCGGGGCGGTGCGCGCGCTGCCAAGTGACGGCATGCCCGTTCCCATTGGTCCGGCGGCGGAGGCCGGCAAGAAGGCGCGCTTCTCGCTCGCCGGCGTGCAGATGAAACTATCGGTCATGAAAAACACGGGAAAGGAAGGCGGAATCACGCTCGCGGTGGACGACGAGCAAGGGGAATACATCGCGAAGTTTCCCTCGGTCACGCATATCGGCCTATCGGAGAACGAATTCGCAATCCTCGCCCTTGCGGAAGCACTGGGAATGGACGTGCCCGCCCGCGAACTCGTCGACAGATCAGAGTTTGCCGGCATCCCGGAAGAATTCAACACCATGTCCACGGGCAAGGTCCTGCTCGTCCGCCGCTTCGACCGCGAGGCCAGCGGCGCGCGCGTGCACATGGAGGATTTCGCGCAAGTGTTTGGCCGATATCCGTCCGAGAAATACACCGGCGCAGCCTATCACAACATCGCGGCAGCGCTGAACAGCGGCGTCTCGTTCGATGCAGCCATCGAATTTGTGCGACGCCTCGCTTTGACAGCGCTCACAGGCAACGGTGACATGCATCTCAAGAACTGGTCGCTGCTGTATCCCGGAGATGGCCGGACACCAACGCTGTCGCCCGTCTATGACGTGCTTTCAACGATTCCCTACATCCCAAAGGACGGCATGGCACTTAGCCTTGCCGGCGAAAAGTCGTTCAAGGCGTTGACCCAGGAGCGCTGGCGCAGTTTTGCGAACCGCAGCCGTCTTCCGGAAGGGGCCGTGATGACGGCAGTCGCTGAGACTGCGGCGCTCGTGCGCGCCAAGTGGTCGGTTCTTCCGGAACGCGATGTTGTGCCTGCGCAGGTCCTCGATCGGATCGATGCGCATGTCGATGAAATGGCAGCCATCCTCGCGCCTTAA
- a CDS encoding outer membrane beta-barrel protein — protein MAVCHHPSFDDDAHCEVMMRFGVLTWGAATAALVASGAVNSTDLRPAAKVPPKLWSWTGAYIGGHVAGGYGRTSFSDPYGPSIYGDVVDTPAFLAGGQLGYNWQRDRWVFGLELEASRAVSDGTNTCLAFSSVVVIATCNAGPSVLATGTARVGYAFGPQGHTLAYVKGGAAWQNNRGAITNHNEFRDGTFAGYPRHTTQFDDGRFGATVGVGIEQQLTPAWSLKFEYDYMGFGGPGVATPPTVQRPPLAIIPASTSSLASDYHVGKVGLNYHFGVDPTAEWADAPLHPATATAKAKPVLSTGGWSIEGGSRVWLSRGAFQWDYTHAPRFPGDESVPTSRLTYQGLDGVSGEMFGRLDSPWGIFLKGNIGLGRFNKGKRNDEDSSLGQWAYLNALSGQANGRFTYYTADAGYDFLRGSNYKVGAFVGWTSYGEKSDSIGCVQTASSSPAWPCTGPFQRQRQLAGTQDTDWNAPRIGLSAEALVLERWRVSADIAYLPWTEFSGRDNHLLRPATTFYDQRGDGGAGLQVEGALSYFLTKNVSIGVGGRYWSMWTKKDSDVIYNANWQGGRDQEPALAKYRMERWGTFIQASYKFD, from the coding sequence ATGGCTGTGTGTCATCACCCTTCATTCGATGATGACGCACATTGTGAGGTGATGATGCGATTTGGAGTTCTTACTTGGGGGGCCGCAACAGCTGCACTCGTTGCAAGCGGAGCGGTCAATTCAACGGATCTTAGGCCGGCAGCAAAAGTCCCGCCGAAACTGTGGAGCTGGACCGGAGCATATATCGGCGGACACGTCGCCGGGGGCTACGGCCGGACCTCGTTCAGCGATCCCTATGGCCCGTCGATTTACGGGGACGTCGTTGATACGCCTGCATTCCTGGCCGGCGGACAGCTCGGCTACAACTGGCAGAGGGACCGCTGGGTGTTCGGCCTCGAACTGGAAGCGAGCCGTGCTGTCTCGGACGGCACAAACACCTGTCTTGCCTTCTCCAGCGTTGTTGTGATCGCAACCTGCAACGCAGGTCCAAGCGTCCTTGCCACGGGAACCGCTCGTGTGGGTTACGCTTTTGGCCCGCAAGGCCACACGCTGGCCTACGTCAAAGGAGGCGCCGCTTGGCAAAACAATCGCGGCGCGATCACCAATCACAACGAATTCCGGGACGGGACCTTTGCCGGATACCCGCGGCATACGACGCAGTTCGATGACGGTCGTTTCGGCGCGACCGTCGGCGTCGGCATCGAGCAGCAGCTCACGCCCGCTTGGTCCCTCAAATTTGAGTACGACTATATGGGTTTTGGCGGACCTGGTGTGGCGACCCCTCCGACCGTGCAGCGTCCGCCCCTTGCTATCATCCCCGCCAGCACGAGCAGCTTAGCCAGCGATTATCACGTCGGTAAAGTCGGCTTGAATTACCATTTTGGTGTCGATCCGACCGCGGAATGGGCCGATGCGCCGCTGCACCCCGCAACAGCGACCGCCAAAGCCAAGCCCGTTCTATCTACGGGCGGCTGGTCGATCGAGGGCGGCTCACGGGTCTGGCTCAGCCGGGGAGCTTTCCAGTGGGACTACACACATGCGCCCCGGTTTCCAGGAGATGAAAGCGTTCCCACTTCAAGGCTCACCTATCAGGGGCTCGACGGCGTGTCCGGCGAGATGTTCGGGCGCCTTGACAGCCCTTGGGGGATATTCCTGAAGGGCAATATCGGCCTCGGACGCTTCAACAAAGGAAAGCGGAACGACGAAGATTCGAGCCTCGGGCAGTGGGCCTATCTCAACGCGTTATCCGGTCAGGCAAACGGACGATTCACATACTACACGGCGGATGCCGGCTACGATTTTCTGCGCGGCAGCAATTACAAGGTGGGCGCATTTGTCGGATGGACCTCCTACGGCGAGAAGTCGGATTCGATAGGTTGCGTGCAGACCGCTTCGTCCTCGCCGGCTTGGCCATGCACGGGGCCGTTCCAGCGGCAGCGGCAGCTCGCCGGCACGCAAGACACCGATTGGAATGCGCCGCGCATCGGCCTTAGCGCCGAGGCTTTGGTGCTTGAGCGCTGGCGCGTGAGCGCCGACATTGCTTACCTGCCATGGACCGAGTTCAGTGGTCGCGACAACCATCTCCTCCGCCCAGCGACAACGTTCTACGATCAGCGCGGAGACGGTGGCGCAGGCCTTCAGGTGGAAGGGGCGCTCTCCTACTTTCTCACCAAGAATGTCAGCATCGGAGTTGGTGGTCGATATTGGTCAATGTGGACCAAAAAGGACAGCGATGTGATCTACAACGCCAACTGGCAGGGCGGCCGAGATCAGGAGCCTGCTCTTGCGAAATACCGCATGGAACGATGGGGCACGTTCATCCAGGCCTCCTATAAGTTTGACTGA
- a CDS encoding PAS domain S-box protein yields the protein MTAQGRFLLRYGAAATASAFIFFLRLALHHHFEDRTFTVIYVPVVVFAAFAGGRGPAIFATLLCLGSSAYFLGTGLYSDPANLIDVSFFTVMGPILGVIGDRLRQQSEDARNRQAQLQSILDTVPEAMVVIDERGIMRSFSVTAERLFGWSAAEAIGNNVSILMPGPYRREHDSYLDRYRATGERRIIGIGRIVVGERKDGSTFPMELAVGEAKAGAERYFTGFVRDLTERRTQERRMQELQSELVHVSRLTAMGEMASSLAHELNQPLSAITSYLRGAATLLNASEFDKERVREAMDRSADQALRAGDIIKRLREFVAKGETEHTIENPATLLEEAAALALVGAREQGVRVSLRCDHDVPDVVADKVQIQQVALNLIRNGIEAMETTSRRELTIGITRQNRFALFSVTDTGTGIAPEIAEKLFQPFVTSKANGMGVGLSICRTIIEAHGGRVAARPNEGGGTVFDFTLPFAETEAADER from the coding sequence ATGACAGCACAAGGTCGATTTTTGCTTCGCTACGGGGCGGCGGCAACCGCCTCCGCTTTCATCTTCTTTCTGCGCCTTGCCTTGCATCACCATTTCGAGGATCGAACCTTCACCGTGATCTATGTTCCGGTCGTCGTCTTTGCGGCATTTGCTGGCGGCCGTGGGCCGGCCATCTTCGCCACGCTGCTCTGCCTTGGAAGCAGCGCCTATTTCCTCGGAACCGGCCTCTACAGCGACCCGGCGAACCTGATCGATGTCTCCTTCTTCACCGTCATGGGACCGATCCTCGGCGTGATCGGAGACCGGCTGCGGCAACAGTCCGAAGATGCCCGAAATCGGCAGGCCCAGCTTCAGTCAATCCTGGATACCGTCCCGGAAGCCATGGTCGTGATTGATGAGCGGGGCATCATGCGATCCTTCAGCGTCACGGCCGAGCGCCTCTTTGGCTGGTCGGCCGCGGAGGCGATCGGAAACAATGTCTCCATCCTGATGCCGGGACCTTACCGGCGGGAGCATGATAGCTATCTCGATCGCTACCGCGCCACAGGCGAGCGCCGCATCATCGGGATCGGGCGGATCGTGGTCGGCGAGCGCAAGGATGGCTCGACCTTTCCGATGGAGCTCGCAGTCGGCGAGGCCAAAGCCGGCGCCGAGCGTTACTTTACCGGCTTCGTCCGCGACCTGACCGAACGGCGAACCCAGGAACGCCGCATGCAGGAGCTGCAGTCGGAGCTGGTGCATGTGTCCCGGCTGACCGCGATGGGTGAGATGGCGTCCTCGCTCGCGCACGAGCTCAATCAGCCATTGTCCGCGATCACCAGCTATCTGCGCGGTGCCGCGACCCTGCTGAACGCGAGCGAGTTTGACAAGGAGCGCGTGCGCGAGGCCATGGACCGCAGCGCCGACCAGGCGTTGCGTGCTGGCGACATCATCAAGCGCCTGCGTGAGTTCGTCGCCAAGGGCGAGACCGAGCACACCATCGAGAATCCGGCGACGCTGCTCGAGGAGGCCGCAGCGCTGGCCCTGGTCGGCGCCAGGGAACAGGGTGTGCGCGTGTCACTGCGCTGCGACCACGACGTTCCCGATGTCGTTGCCGACAAGGTCCAGATCCAGCAAGTCGCGCTCAACCTCATCAGGAATGGCATCGAGGCGATGGAAACGACCAGCCGGCGCGAGCTGACCATCGGCATCACCCGCCAAAACAGGTTCGCCTTGTTCTCCGTCACCGATACCGGCACGGGCATCGCCCCGGAGATTGCCGAGAAGCTGTTTCAACCCTTCGTCACCAGCAAGGCAAACGGCATGGGTGTAGGTCTTTCAATCTGCCGAACCATCATCGAAGCACATGGCGGACGCGTCGCGGCGCGTCCCAACGAGGGCGGTGGCACCGTCTTTGATTTTACGCTGCCCTTCGCCGAAACGGAGGCGGCTGATGAACGATAA
- the fixJ gene encoding response regulator FixJ, translated as MNDKPVIHVIDDDAAMRDSLAFLLDVNGYRSQVYETADAFLAGGGAETLSCVVSDIRMPGISGIELVRKLKREGAASAVILITGHGDVALAVEAMKAGAADFLEKPFDDAALLDAIRAALDTRPSAPGENSARKQAEARLADLSPRERDVLQGLVAGKINKVIAHDLSISPRTVEVYRANLMAKTGARSVSELMRLALAVGL; from the coding sequence ATGAACGATAAGCCGGTCATTCACGTCATCGACGACGACGCTGCGATGCGGGATTCGCTGGCGTTCCTGCTCGACGTCAATGGATACAGGTCGCAGGTCTACGAGACGGCCGATGCGTTTCTGGCCGGCGGCGGGGCCGAGACTTTAAGCTGCGTCGTCTCTGATATTCGCATGCCCGGCATCAGCGGCATCGAGCTGGTCAGGAAGCTGAAGCGCGAAGGAGCAGCCAGTGCGGTCATCCTGATCACCGGCCACGGCGACGTCGCGCTCGCCGTGGAGGCGATGAAGGCGGGTGCTGCGGATTTCCTTGAAAAACCGTTCGATGATGCGGCGCTTTTGGACGCGATCCGCGCTGCGCTCGATACCCGTCCTTCCGCTCCGGGCGAAAATTCCGCGCGAAAGCAGGCGGAGGCGCGGCTCGCAGACCTGTCGCCCCGCGAGCGCGACGTGCTGCAGGGGCTCGTGGCCGGCAAGATCAACAAGGTCATCGCGCATGACCTCAGCATCAGTCCGCGCACGGTCGAGGTCTACCGTGCCAATCTCATGGCGAAGACGGGGGCGCGCAGCGTGTCCGAACTGATGCGTCTCGCGCTCGCTGTGGGTCTGTGA
- the hemN gene encoding oxygen-independent coproporphyrinogen III oxidase, with translation MNPLVRRYAGYNVPRYTSYPTAADFSADVGAKDHEAWLAGLGAGQAVSVYLHVPYCRRICLYCGCNTKMAVRDDVVGAYRRALEAEIDLVASLVGGRPQIARLHWGGGTPSILGADGLRSVIAALRHRFRFANALEHAIELDPRHVTVALVAVLAELGVSRASLGVQDINPLVQAAIGRLQPLPVIETAVERLRSAGIRNLNVDLMYGLPLQTAASIHKTCTLVAAMAPDRIACFGYAHLPRLKANQRRIDEVKLPSQDQRIEQAEVMSEELIGAGYVRIGIDHFARPGDALASAAAGGTLHRNFQGYTEDASGVLLGLGASSISTFTDGFVQNAADVPRYVGAIAAGSLASARGCRRDENDRQRAHIIERLMCDFSVDLDAVAPNAEFRNEMARLASMQSEGLVEIDGAKLTVTQAGRAVVRVIAATFDTYRCAQAAQFSSAI, from the coding sequence TTGAACCCCCTCGTGCGCCGTTATGCGGGCTACAATGTACCGCGCTATACGTCTTATCCGACTGCCGCCGATTTCTCAGCCGACGTCGGCGCGAAAGATCACGAGGCCTGGCTCGCCGGCCTCGGGGCGGGTCAGGCCGTATCGGTCTATCTTCACGTGCCCTATTGCCGAAGGATATGCCTGTACTGCGGCTGCAACACCAAAATGGCCGTCCGTGATGACGTGGTCGGTGCCTATCGCCGCGCGCTTGAAGCCGAGATCGATCTTGTTGCGAGCCTGGTCGGGGGGAGGCCCCAAATTGCCCGGCTGCACTGGGGCGGCGGAACGCCGAGCATTCTTGGAGCTGACGGCCTGCGATCCGTCATCGCCGCGCTCCGTCATCGCTTTCGGTTTGCGAACGCCCTCGAGCACGCGATCGAGCTCGATCCACGCCACGTGACTGTCGCGCTCGTGGCGGTCCTGGCGGAGCTCGGCGTCAGCCGTGCGAGCCTGGGCGTCCAGGACATCAATCCTTTGGTCCAGGCCGCGATCGGCCGCCTCCAGCCGCTGCCTGTCATCGAGACGGCCGTCGAACGATTGCGGTCGGCCGGAATCAGAAATCTGAACGTCGATCTGATGTATGGGCTGCCGCTGCAGACAGCCGCCTCGATCCACAAGACGTGTACGTTGGTCGCGGCGATGGCGCCCGACCGCATCGCGTGTTTCGGCTATGCGCACCTGCCGCGGCTCAAGGCCAACCAGCGGCGCATCGATGAAGTCAAACTGCCGTCGCAGGATCAGCGCATTGAGCAGGCCGAGGTCATGTCCGAGGAGCTGATTGGTGCCGGCTATGTGCGAATCGGCATCGATCATTTTGCCAGGCCCGGCGATGCGCTCGCAAGCGCCGCAGCAGGCGGGACGCTGCATCGCAATTTCCAGGGCTATACCGAGGATGCCAGCGGCGTTCTTCTCGGCCTCGGCGCCTCCTCGATATCGACCTTCACGGACGGCTTCGTGCAGAACGCAGCCGATGTTCCGAGATATGTCGGTGCCATCGCTGCCGGCTCACTCGCCTCAGCCAGGGGATGCCGGCGCGATGAAAACGACCGGCAGCGCGCGCACATCATCGAGCGGCTCATGTGCGATTTCAGTGTCGATCTCGATGCCGTCGCGCCAAATGCCGAGTTCCGCAATGAAATGGCGAGGCTGGCATCGATGCAATCGGAGGGGCTGGTCGAGATCGATGGCGCGAAGTTGACAGTCACGCAAGCCGGCCGGGCCGTCGTTCGCGTCATCGCCGCAACTTTCGATACCTATCGATGCGCGCAGGCGGCCCAGTTCAGCAGCGCAATTTGA
- a CDS encoding DUF6455 family protein produces MLIEAAAKTCSTLFGNLRDRLKGVMDRRNELQRLDQREIEVIARELNLSRTELAALILKPSGSLQSLSRRLSHAGLAEDDVEASHGDVLRDLRRVCSQCSSKARCARDLNHARQATPAKYCPNEQTLRALADDVQRCAPQNLPVPATHN; encoded by the coding sequence ATGTTGATTGAAGCGGCCGCCAAGACATGCAGCACATTGTTCGGCAATCTCCGTGACCGCTTGAAAGGTGTCATGGATCGCAGGAACGAGTTGCAGCGGCTGGACCAGCGGGAGATCGAGGTGATCGCGCGCGAGCTGAATCTTTCCAGGACGGAGCTCGCTGCGCTGATCTTGAAACCTTCGGGTTCGCTTCAGTCCCTGAGCAGGCGCCTCTCCCATGCTGGCCTTGCTGAGGACGACGTGGAGGCATCTCACGGTGACGTGCTCCGCGATCTGCGACGCGTGTGCAGCCAATGCTCGTCCAAGGCGCGCTGCGCCCGGGACTTGAATCACGCGCGGCAAGCGACGCCCGCAAAATACTGCCCAAATGAGCAGACGCTGCGGGCGTTGGCGGACGATGTGCAGCGGTGCGCCCCACAAAATCTGCCGGTCCCCGCCACCCACAATTGA
- the ccoN gene encoding cytochrome-c oxidase, cbb3-type subunit I produces the protein MTIGEATLWPLFAVLAFICLIGAGFAHDAPFAFHASLSCAASIAAAFAILNRYYDRPARLPPQEINGRPNYNLGPIKFASVAAMFWGIAGFAVGLIIASQLAWPALNLDLPWTSFGRLRPLHTSAVIFAFGGNVLIATSFYVVQKTCRTRLAGDLAPWFVVLGYNFFIVIAGTGYLLGVTQSKEYAEPEWYADLWLTIVWVTYLLVFLATLVKRKEPHIFVANWFYLAFIVTIAVLHLGNNPALPVSVFGSKSYIAWGGVQDAMFQWWYGHNAVGFFLTAGFLAIMYYFIPKRAERPVYSYRLSIIHFWALIFLYIWAGPHHLHYTALPDWVQTLGMTFSIMLWMPSWGGMINGLMTLSGAWDKLRTDPVLRMLVVSVAFYGMSTFEGPMMAIKVVNSLSHYTDWTIGHVHSGALGWVGFVSFGALYCLVPWAWNRNGLYSLKLVNWHFWIATLGIVLYISAMWVSGILQGLMWRAYTSLGFLEYSFIETVEAMHPFYIIRATGGALFLIGALIMAFNLWMTVQAGEAEEARAAGRLQPAE, from the coding sequence ATGACGATCGGAGAAGCGACGTTGTGGCCGCTGTTTGCGGTGCTCGCATTCATTTGCCTGATCGGCGCGGGATTCGCGCATGACGCCCCGTTCGCCTTTCACGCCTCGCTTAGCTGCGCCGCCAGCATCGCGGCGGCGTTTGCGATCCTCAACCGCTACTATGATCGCCCGGCCAGACTGCCCCCGCAGGAGATCAACGGGCGTCCCAATTACAATCTGGGACCGATCAAGTTCGCATCCGTGGCGGCGATGTTCTGGGGCATTGCCGGCTTTGCCGTCGGGCTGATCATCGCCTCGCAACTGGCATGGCCCGCGCTTAATCTCGATCTGCCCTGGACCAGCTTCGGCCGCCTGCGTCCGCTGCACACGTCGGCCGTGATCTTCGCGTTCGGCGGCAACGTCCTGATCGCGACCTCGTTCTACGTCGTGCAGAAGACCTGCCGCACCCGGCTTGCCGGCGATCTCGCGCCCTGGTTCGTCGTGCTCGGCTACAACTTCTTCATCGTGATCGCCGGCACCGGCTATCTGCTCGGAGTGACGCAGTCGAAGGAATATGCCGAGCCCGAGTGGTACGCCGATCTGTGGCTGACAATCGTTTGGGTGACTTATCTGCTGGTGTTCCTGGCTACTCTGGTCAAGCGCAAGGAACCGCACATCTTCGTCGCCAACTGGTTTTATCTGGCGTTCATCGTCACAATCGCCGTGCTCCACCTCGGCAACAACCCCGCGCTGCCGGTCTCCGTGTTCGGCTCGAAGTCCTACATTGCCTGGGGTGGTGTTCAGGACGCCATGTTCCAGTGGTGGTACGGGCACAATGCGGTCGGCTTCTTCCTCACCGCCGGTTTCCTCGCGATCATGTACTATTTCATCCCCAAGCGCGCCGAGCGGCCGGTCTATTCCTACCGGCTCTCGATCATCCATTTCTGGGCGCTGATCTTCCTCTACATCTGGGCCGGCCCGCACCATCTACACTACACCGCGCTGCCTGACTGGGTGCAGACGCTCGGCATGACCTTCTCGATCATGCTGTGGATGCCCTCCTGGGGCGGCATGATCAACGGGCTCATGACGCTGTCCGGCGCCTGGGACAAGCTGCGCACCGACCCGGTGCTGCGCATGCTTGTCGTCTCCGTCGCCTTTTACGGCATGTCGACGTTCGAAGGCCCGATGATGGCGATCAAGGTCGTCAACTCGCTCAGCCACTACACCGACTGGACCATCGGGCACGTGCATTCCGGCGCGCTCGGCTGGGTTGGCTTTGTCTCCTTCGGCGCGCTGTACTGCCTGGTGCCGTGGGCGTGGAATCGCAACGGACTCTACAGCCTCAAGCTCGTTAACTGGCACTTCTGGATCGCCACCCTCGGCATCGTGCTCTACATCTCCGCGATGTGGGTGTCGGGAATCCTGCAGGGCCTGATGTGGCGCGCCTACACCTCGCTCGGCTTCCTTGAATATTCCTTCATCGAGACCGTCGAGGCCATGCACCCGTTCTACATCATCCGTGCAACCGGGGGCGCGTTGTTCCTGATCGGCGCGCTGATCATGGCCTTCAATCTCTGGATGACGGTCCAGGCCGGCGAAGCCGAGGAGGCACGCGCCGCCGGCCGGCTCCAGCCTGCCGAATAG
- the ccoO gene encoding cytochrome-c oxidase, cbb3-type subunit II, with protein MSFWNRHKIFEKNATILIGGILVVIAIGGLVEITPLFYLKSTIEAVDGLRPYTPLELAGRNIYVREGCYLCHSQMIRPLRDEVERYGHYSLAAESMYDHPFQWGSKRTGPDLARVGAKYSDDWHVRHLTDPRAIVPQSVMPGYPSLAATELELEDIAAHLRTSRAIGVPYTDEQIAHAKADLKAQLDPDGADAEAFQKRYPNAVVRNFDGKAGQPTELDALVAYLQMLGTLVDFKLYDEKANLR; from the coding sequence ATGTCCTTCTGGAACCGACACAAGATCTTCGAGAAGAACGCGACCATCCTGATCGGTGGAATCCTCGTGGTCATCGCGATCGGCGGTCTCGTCGAAATCACGCCGCTGTTCTATCTCAAGAGCACGATCGAGGCGGTCGATGGCCTTCGTCCCTACACGCCGCTCGAGCTTGCCGGGCGCAACATCTATGTCCGCGAGGGCTGCTACCTCTGCCACTCGCAGATGATCCGCCCCTTGCGGGACGAAGTGGAGCGCTACGGGCACTACTCGCTGGCCGCCGAGAGCATGTACGATCACCCCTTCCAGTGGGGATCGAAGCGTACCGGTCCTGATCTTGCCCGCGTCGGCGCCAAATATTCCGATGATTGGCATGTCCGGCACCTGACCGATCCGCGGGCGATCGTGCCGCAATCGGTGATGCCGGGGTATCCATCGCTGGCTGCGACCGAACTCGAGCTTGAGGACATCGCCGCGCATCTTCGGACCAGCCGCGCAATCGGCGTACCTTATACCGACGAGCAGATCGCTCATGCCAAAGCCGACCTCAAGGCGCAGCTCGATCCCGATGGCGCGGATGCCGAAGCGTTCCAGAAGCGCTATCCAAATGCGGTTGTCCGCAACTTCGACGGCAAGGCCGGCCAACCCACCGAACTCGATGCGTTGGTCGCCTACCTGCAGATGCTAGGGACGCTGGTCGACTTCAAGCTCTACGACGAAAAAGCCAATCTGCGTTGA
- a CDS encoding cbb3-type cytochrome c oxidase subunit 3 — protein sequence MKAIVSVENLVSQFVLNFWTPVFVGIFLAIVFYALRPRNKALFDAAAKLPLRED from the coding sequence ATGAAGGCGATTGTCTCCGTTGAAAACCTGGTGTCGCAGTTCGTGCTCAATTTCTGGACGCCGGTCTTCGTCGGCATCTTCCTTGCTATCGTCTTTTATGCACTGCGTCCCCGCAACAAGGCGCTGTTCGATGCCGCGGCGAAACTGCCGCTGCGGGAGGATTGA
- the ccoP gene encoding cytochrome-c oxidase, cbb3-type subunit III, producing the protein MSQHNDTDHITGRSTTGHEWDGIKELNTPLPRWWVLTFYATIIWAFGYWVVYPAWPLVSGYTAGVLHYTNRAAVTANLAQLEALRGERMKALGTASLADIEKDPALLALARARGKTVFGDNCAPCHGSGAAGAKGYPNLNDDDWLWGGTLDQIMQTIQFGARSGHAKAHEGQMLAFGKDGVLKSDEIVAVANYVRSLSGLSTRKGYDAAKGEKIFADNCVACHGESGKGNQELGAANLTDKIWLYGSDEATLIETISNGRAGVMPAWEGRLDPSTIKAMAVYVHSLGGGK; encoded by the coding sequence ATGAGCCAGCACAACGACACCGACCACATTACCGGCCGGTCGACCACGGGCCACGAATGGGACGGCATCAAGGAGCTGAATACGCCGCTTCCCCGCTGGTGGGTGCTGACCTTCTACGCCACCATCATCTGGGCCTTCGGCTATTGGGTGGTCTATCCGGCCTGGCCGCTGGTGAGCGGCTATACGGCCGGCGTCCTGCACTACACCAATCGCGCCGCCGTGACCGCAAATCTCGCCCAACTCGAAGCCTTGCGCGGCGAAAGGATGAAGGCGCTTGGCACCGCGTCTCTGGCCGACATCGAGAAGGACCCGGCCCTCCTGGCCTTGGCGCGCGCGCGGGGCAAGACGGTGTTCGGCGACAATTGCGCGCCCTGTCACGGCAGCGGCGCCGCCGGCGCGAAGGGCTATCCAAATCTGAACGACGACGACTGGCTCTGGGGCGGCACGCTCGACCAGATCATGCAGACCATCCAGTTCGGCGCACGCTCCGGTCATGCCAAGGCGCATGAAGGCCAGATGCTCGCCTTCGGCAAGGACGGCGTGCTCAAGTCGGACGAGATCGTCGCGGTGGCCAACTATGTGCGCTCGCTGTCGGGCCTCTCGACCCGGAAAGGTTATGACGCCGCCAAGGGCGAGAAGATCTTTGCCGACAATTGCGTCGCCTGTCACGGGGAGAGCGGCAAGGGCAATCAGGAGCTCGGCGCCGCCAATTTGACCGACAAGATCTGGCTCTACGGCTCGGACGAGGCGACCCTGATCGAGACCATCAGCAATGGCCGCGCCGGCGTCATGCCGGCCTGGGAAGGGCGGCTCGATCCTTCGACCATCAAGGCGATGGCGGTCTACGTCCACTCGCTGGGCGGTGGCAAATAG